The following coding sequences lie in one Periophthalmus magnuspinnatus isolate fPerMag1 chromosome 24, fPerMag1.2.pri, whole genome shotgun sequence genomic window:
- the LOC129457408 gene encoding zinc finger protein 239-like yields MSTVHTQRALVKQENRRKQALRDSALSPGAVRIRAGVQMPSLSPSLKKEIPETPQIKEEPKESEESEEPEEPEEQSVKQEEEPLPVSVVCVKTEEPSQGEDISSDTHVHSETEGHTAHSSDTDDDEDWRAPFSCSAAQMDTEADDKRTGRKKQQCSFCGKRFGTRHRLQRHIRVHTGEKPYSCSVCEKAFTQNSHLELHMRIHTGEKPFSCSVCKKAFTDPSGLKYHQTTHTDEKPYSCYHCKNTYTSKQGLQLHIRIHTGEKPFSCSVCEKTFARKSVMDNHRRTHTRDKTYSCSFCSKKFTVNSYLQKHIRGQHHKT; encoded by the exons ATGTCTACAGTCCACACACAGAGAGCTTTGGTGAAACAGGAGAACCGGAGGAAACAGGCGCTCAGGGACTCGGCTCTGAGCCCGGGAGCCGTGCGCATCAGAGCGG GtgtccagatgccctccctgagtcccagtctgaaaaaagaaatcccagagactccacagattaaagaggagccaaaggagtcagaggagtcagaggagccagaggagccagaggagcagagcgtcaaacaggaggaagagccATTGCCAGT gtctgttgtgtgtgtgaaaacAGAAGAGCCctcacagggagaggacatcagctcagaCACACATGTCCACTCAGAGACTGAAGGACACACGGCGCATTCTTCTGAcactgatgatgatgaagactggagagctccattcagctgttcagctgcacagatggaCACAGAGGCTGACGATAAACGAACTGGAAGGAAGAAACAGCAGTGCTCGTTTTGTGGGAAGAGATTTGGGACCAGACACCGTTTACAAAGACACATTAGagttcacacaggagagaaaccttacagctgttcagtctgtgagaaagcatttacccAAAACAGTCATCTTGAACTACACATGAGAATTCATACAGGAGaaaaacctttcagctgttcagtctgtAAGAAAGCGTTTACTGATCCTTCTGGTCTCAAATATCAtcagacaacacacacagatgagaaaccttacagctgttaccactgtaaaaatacatatacGAGTAAACAGGGTTTACAGTTACACATTAGgattcacacaggagagaaaccattcagctgttcagtctgtGAGAAAACCTTTGCTCGAAAGAGTGTGATGGATAACCATAGAAGAACACACACTCGTGATAAAACATACAGCTGTTCCTTCTGCAGTAAAAAGTTTACAGTGAATTCTTATCTACAAAAACATATCAGAGGACAACATCAcaagacataa
- the LOC129457407 gene encoding zinc finger protein 37-like — MSADQPLGALVNVQQSKEKDQRSPRAELHKAGAQMPSETPQIKVEPEEPEEPEEPEEPEEQSVKQEEELLAVCVKTEESSLLQQREDTQGEDIRAETHVHREDMSAETHVHSETEGHTEHSPDTDNDGDWRAPISGSPAQMNTEADGNNYNQLQMRARSTTAPNSGLFPKYKSAPETRANVDNGDKSGAAERTERKKYQCSFCGKNFGTKQDLQRHTRVHTGEKPFSCSICELPFTQKITLKVHMRTHTGDKPFSCSVCQKAFRVNSTLKIHMRTHTGEKPFSCSVCKKTFPQNSHLAVHMRTHTQEKPFSCSSCDKTYAHKSNLTSHIRMHH, encoded by the exons ATGTCTGCAGACCAACCGCTCGGAGCTTTGGTGAATGTGCAGCAGTCTAAAGAGAAAGACCAGAGGAGCCCCAGAGCCGAGCTGCACAAGGCGG GTGCCCAGATGCCTTCAGAGACTCCACAGATTAAagtggagccagaggagccagaggagccagaggagccagaggagccagaggagcagagtgtcaAACAGGAAGAAGAGCTACT tgctgtgtgtgtgaagacagaagagtcctcactgcttcaacaaagagaggacacacagggtgaggacatcagagcagagacacatgtccacagagaggacatgaGCGCAGAGACACATGTACACTcagagactgagggacacacgGAGCACTCCCCCGACACTGACAATGATGGAGACTGGAGAGCTCCAATCAGCGGTTCACCTGCACAGATGAACACAGAGGCAGatggaaacaactacaaccagCTCCAGATGAGAGCCAGAAGCACGACTGCTCCAAACTCAGGTCTATTCCCCAAATATAAGtctgcaccagagaccagagccaaTGTGGACAATGGAGACAAGTCAGGAGCAGCCGAAAGaactgaaagaaagaaataccAGTGCTCTTTTTGTGGAAAGAATTTTGGGACTAAACAGGATTTACAAAGACACACTAGagttcacacaggagagaaaccattcagctgttctaTCTGTGAACTCCCCTTTACTCAAAAAATTACCCTTAAAGtccacatgagaacacacacaggtgacaaaccattcagctgttcagtctgtCAGAAAGCCTTTAGGGTAAACTCTACTCTCAAAATCCACATGAGGactcacacaggagagaaaccattTAGCTGTTCAGTGTGTAAGAAAACATTTCCTCAGAACAGTCACCTCGCAGTCCACATGAGAACGCACACACAAGAGAAGCCATTCAGCTGTTCATCCTGTGACAAAACCTATGCCCACAAGTCTAATCTCACGTCACATATTAGAATGCACCATTGA